In Zingiber officinale cultivar Zhangliang chromosome 1A, Zo_v1.1, whole genome shotgun sequence, the DNA window GGCCGGGTCTTATACCTCTTCAGCTCGGGGGAAGTAGGTGGTCTGACCTGCCACTTAGTCAAGAAAGGGAGCCGCCCGGGAAGACGAAGGAAGAAAAAGTATTCCTTCCAATATTTGTTGGAAGTGGgcatcttatcgaagaagacCAAGCCAATCCGAGACTGGAACAGATAAGTGCctagctcggattgtttggggtaataaaagtaatagaaaacctccggacagaggggaatgttgtggattatAAATAACACAACTACCCTGCACAAGAGGCGGAAGGAATTAGGCACGAGTTGGCCAAGCGGAATACCAAAGAAATTACAAACTTCGACGATGAAGGGAtggagaggaaaccgcagaccggctacAAACTGGTCACGGAAAAAGCAAACCGTGCCGCGCGACGGGATGTGCGGCCGATCGGAAGGTGAGGCCAAAATAAGTTCGAAATCAgaggggaggtcaaaggcatTGATCAAGCTCTCAGCGTCCCGCGCctcgaaccgcgactccatggtcgtgtaccatggGTCGGGAGCGAGCTTAGAAGGCTGAGAGGTGCTGGCCATCGCCGGAACAATGCGAAGAGTAGAGGCCGAAGAAAAACGAAGAGGGCAATGAAAAAGGTGATCGGAACAATGCTAAGAGAGTGCAAACACAGCGGGAGGGCAAAGAAAAACGTGAAAGAACGAAGGAACAAGGGGCAGAGAGTTCTTACAGAAAAAAAGATGGTTGAAGAAGAGAGCAAATGGCCGGAGTGCGAAGAACCAGTTCGCCGGAGAACAGAGCAGGAACCTTCGAATGCACGCACGCGATAACGCGAAAGCGACAGAGTAAGAGGAGGCCGAGTTTTAAAGCTTGGGCCCGACCGCTCGAagtcgtccgatccaggtcaagGGATCCGAGGAGCAGGCCGTCGAATTTAAAAGGGCCAAATGTCACATCAGCCCTGACGGTACGATCGGGCGGTGACGACTGCATGGTCACGTGGTGGTGACTCATatgtcgcatttaatgagcatcATTATGCAGGCGTGGGcgcgtgcttggccttaatggcgaggatttgcatgaattccgAGGAGATTCGGAGGACATCAGCGTTGACCGATGTTGGGTCGGCGAGACAACCACCAGCAAGTCGAACTCTCCGAGTATCAGTGGGTGTCACGCCGAACGGCAGCCACTTGCGTAGCACCCGAGCGGATGGGCATTCTCATCAGTTGCGGAACGGCCGTCATGTCGCCAGgccaaaagtccagtcagtcggacttgcagcctccttcgactagacttgagggggaggcatgtgatctggTAGCAAAGGAGAGGTCCCGTGCGGGCAGAGGTTAATGGCACATGGAGGTCAAGGTCGAGACAATCAACGTAAAAGGTGAGCCGAGCGGGAGGCCACCTTGCCGATCGGCCGCAGCAGAAGGCCAGGCTGACACGAAGATAACTTGACTAAGGGTCGAGTTTCCGACGTTCAGGAATCCACATACGACAGCTGGTTGGGCCGAGCGGCCTCTCAGCTAGGTCGTAGGCCAACGTAGGCACTAttcatccgagcatatgaccgagTGACCCACTCGCTCGACCCCGCTTGCGTCCCCCCTGGACAACCAGTATGGCCGAGCGTCTCTCCCGCTCAGCCCGATAAAAGACAGAAGGTGCAGAAGAGTACAAAGGGGACGGGCagagatatccttctcgagatatGTGCCGCtgacagacagcatggtcggcggccggaccagacagagaatcatacggtggaagtttccactgtcatgtcagagatatgctcggacggttgcggtatgacgtcagacgtgcttttctgacacatccattttgAGGTATGTTTAGGGAAGCGCGCATGCATCGATGAGCGTGCATGCGTCTCCCCGAaggcctatataaggacccccagacttcgacggaggtatgcaatcaaccatactgtagctacagttctccttATTTTTCTTCAGCGTTCTTctcgcttgacttgagcgtcggaggatcgtcgccgggaaccccttccctgcccgactttgttgcaggttcgccggaggtctacCTCATCCCGGCGTCTACGCGGAGCCAACAGAGAGCACCACGTCCCCTGCTTTCATCAACTCACAGTTCGGAcaggataatatatatatatatatatatcccattTGTTAACGTCCTCTCTCTGCATTAGATCTCAACATCAAGTCAATCTCATTCACATATCCTGATTTTATCTATTCTCAAGGTCATTCTACATCGACCTCTCCTTTTCCTTGCTTAAAACAGGCTTACACCCTGGCAGACTCATTGAACGTAACTGTGAATATTCCACACGTGACATCCTAAGAATGGGAGAGCAATTACGAGGTTGTCAAACCCGATCTCCTAGATGTTGTCTTACAAACACGTGACATTGGATGAGCGTAGCGGCAATTAAATGTTGTCAGATCTGATCCCCTCACCAGCCCCCATAATGATGATGTTTCATCTGACATGGAGATGCTCTCTtacgaaggtaatgacaaaggATTCCTACTTTTCTAAAAACTCTAGACCAGGTTCTACCcttcttctccattttttttttctcacacACCACTTCAAATGAATCCTAACTTGAGTATCAGAGTAGCCCTAGAATCAGTCCCACAGTCAATCTAGCTCTCTTATTTGGAGTACATTTCAAGCTCTCTTTTTTAGAGTGCATTTCAAGCACTTTGGAAAAAGCATGAGTCGACAAGTTCGTTGACGGATGATCCAACGATCCACGACATTTAACCAGAACAACAAAATCTTCCAAATTTTATATCCATCCGTCCACCCGCTTCCACTCAATTGGGAGAACACCAAATAGTTGATAAAAAAGCTCCGACAGTGTTACAAAGAACTTTTCTCTCCTTCCATTCAGATGCACACCCAAACAAGATCCTCATTGTTAATGAAAAACACAAGTCCATGGGAAGACCTCGCTAGGATCCAGCTGATGCTGCACTAACAAGTACAGTACAATTAAGACATCTTTATTAGTTGTCGAAATCCGTGATAGTTTGAGGCTAATCAAACTAAACCATTACTTGCAGTAAGCTGACActaattttatcttaaatggcaACGATAAGAATCCTAGGAAAACATCACCCTGTTTATTCTCCTAGTTTGACCAATATAAACATTGGCTGCCTCAATGCTCCATGCACGATGCAAGATTTTTGCGATACTGGTCGTCAACGATTGTGCTTGTCTGCTTCCATGTTTAactgattgattttttttatgctaATTGACTTCTCTTCTTGCTCATTGATGAAACTTGGGTGCCTGATCCTGTACCGCAAGCAGGCCAAtatagtcagtcatatctagaATCACTTAGTACGTTAATTTACAATGTCTCCTACCTTTGTGGTGCTGGTGAACCAATGGGAATTCGATGAAGATGATAAAACATGATCTCTCTGCTTCTCTAAGATATTGTATATTGCCATTCATGATCTTTACAAGCTTTTGGCTGATGTAAAGACCAAGGCCTTCTCGTGAGATGCCTTGGTTGTGATGAAACATCTCCTGCACTAAAGTCTCAGGAATTCCAGGTGCAGGGTGGATGATTCTGCAAATAGAGCAAATATTGTGTTTGTACACATGCAACTTTGATTTCAAGGTTTGGTGATTTGACTCAGGTGTGACCGTGTGAGTTAAATCAAGCAAAGAGTATCCACACGATCAACATGCACCAAAAAGAATAATACTTGATTTCCAGACGATTATTCAGAACAAGTTTACCTGAATTCAAGATGGACAACATGCACTCCAGTACCTATACGCTCCTTTCTTGGAATGACTTGGAGTATGATGGATCCTTCCGCCTGAGGTGCAAACTGAAGTGCACTTGACAAGAAGTCTGCTAGAACCTGCTGCAGTCTCAAATTATCCCCATACAAGTACATAGATGTTACTTCTGCAGGCCAATCTTGAACAAGCGCCACCTGACGGTCTTTGCTTAGTGTCATTCCTTGGTTTACTACTGCATCCAGAGCTTCACCAAGGTTAAATTCGACTGAGTTCGGCTCCATATAACTGAAAAAAAGTCATATATGTTAACACATAAAGATAAAGGTAGTGTGGAATATCATATTGGAAAACAAGAAGAATGTGGAATTGTACGATAGGATTTTGGTGAGCATTAGTGTCACTTAATACAACCGTCAATACTTCACAAACACAATAACCATTGGATTGGCAAATTTCCATTTGGCAGGAAAATAAACCTTGAATACTATGGATGATTTTgatcttgtttttctttttcttttgcttgcACTGATAATTTTAAGTGGCATCAGAATTTTCAGAATCTATATTGGAGTTATGATTCGTGCACAATGCTGCATTCgtgcatgattatattttggCTAAACAGCTGGCAACTTATAGATGAATCGTATCCTGCAACTTATCAAAAATAAGTAATATGCTTGTCAGTAGGATCCTGGAAATACACATACTGATTTTATTTGGGCAATTCATCGTCACAAATGCAGAAGACTTCCCAGATTTAAACTTCCAAATTTGTGGACATTGGTAATTTTCTCAAGCATGATGATAGATGACAATGACCAAAAAAACCAGAACAAGGAATGAGACTCATACCATTGTTCTATGCTTTCTAAATCCATGTCATCTACGATCTTTGCCAACTGCTCTTGACAGAGACCCTTTCTCCTAAGCAGTTGCTTCTGTTCCACAGTCAAGTCAGTTGCCTCCATCAAGTTGTGTGTAAATGTGATCCCATTTAGAGAATTTCTTATTTCTTGACGGATGTAAGCTAGTTCCTTGAGACTGTTAACTGCAGCTTGTTCAGACATTTTCTGCACATGCAAAGCATGTTGGAGCTCTGGACTGGTGACATGCAGAAAGCACAATGCTCCAGTGATTTTTCCCTCAGAATTCCTTCTCTTGTTTGCAGAGAGTAATGCTTCTATGTATTTGCCATTAATGTCAAAAAATCCAAATATGAATTTGTCAGCATCTTCACCTGCAATTAGTCTGTTCAACACAATCCTTAGCTTTGTTAATGTATCATGGTCCTTGACTCGACAGCCAAAACCATGAAGGCAAAATAACTCGCCAACAAGCATCTTGTCAAATGCATCTTCCCTCTTTATACCTGACACCTTTTCCATGGCTGAATTCCATTCACAACAACAGCCTGACTCATCGATTATGAAGATAGGAGGGATCAGCCCACTGGGATTTCGCACGATTGCAACATAATCACCTTGAATGCGAGTGTATTTATCCATGATCAGTTTCTGCTCTGTCACATCTTGTGCAACGAAGCAAACACCGACAATATCATCCTTCACATCTCGACTACAGCAAGAATTGACAACTAAGATTATTGGGTTACTACTATCCTGTTGTTTGAATGACTTCAGCTTAATCTCAatatttttctcttcttttcctgtCATTAAAACAACACAAAAAAGGTATGCACAATTTGATTTTGGAGATTCAAAAGAGAGGCAAGCTGTGATAAAGAAACAAGAAATATAAACCAAACAGAATGCTCACCTTGCAAGGCAAAACGTAGCACATTTCTTACCACCTCTATTGAATCATCCTCCACAAGATTGATCAGAGGCATCCCAATAGCTTCTGCCACAGATAACCCAGTCAAATCTGTTACTTTGCTATTCCAGCCATTTATGTTGCCCCATGCATCAACAGCCCAAATTGGCACACTAGCTGTTTCGATAAGCCGAACCATCTCATTTGTGACAGTACGCAGTTCATCCACCCATTGGATCTTTGCATCATCCACTGCTGTACTGACAATCTTCTTTGAATCATCACCAACAGTCTCACCTTGCAGAGAACCACGCAAAATGAGCTGCAATGAGTGGATGGCATCCATTTCGACATCTTCCCAAGGAAGACTCCTCTTCTTCACAACCTCTAAAAAGGCCTTAAATGAAGTGCGTGGATGCATTCTGCGATCCTCATCATCTTTATCAACAGGTTCATGTTTAGCACCACCCCACTTGATCTCTTTCGCCGTGTGTGAACGaaaccaaaaaataaaatccctggAAGTAATCTTAATTGCAGCCATGCCACAGACTGCTTCCCCTAGTTCAGCACCTCCTTGATAGCCTGCTTCTATCAGGCTGTCCGTGCTTAAGCCAGTGGAACCATCATGGCACTCCACAAGCCATGCTGCAATATCCCTTATCTGTGTCTCAGTAGGTGTTGTTCCAAGCACACAAACCTGGTTCCGGTAACACAGAGCTGCTCCATCGCACTTAACAAGATCCATAACATTTGGTGATTGTGTGAAGATACCAACTGGTGCATCTCGGAGAAGCATATCACAAAGAAGTGTTTGTGTTTGGAGGATATGCTTCTCCTTTGCTTGAGCTGCCAGCTCAACCTCCTTGTTCAGCTGAACCCCAAATACTTGCATAAGAAATTCACAGGCATATCTAAGCGGGAAAGGCACAAACCTTGGACTGGTGTGATGGCAAACAACCAACCCCCAGAGCTTCCTCCCCTTCTGAACACCACcagcttcatcttcatcctcactGATGGTCACCGACATAACGAGAGAAGCGATTGAACCCATGTTTGCCATGTATTGAGCATGGCAACCATGAGGGGCTCTTAAGGTGGATCCGCAAAGGCTCAGAGGCTGAATTAGTTTTTTATCCTGGATGACTTTAACCCCTGAAGCAGAGCAGTCACAGATCATTCTAACTTTGTTCTTCATGAAGAGAAACCGCGAAGCCTGCGGGATATCTGTAGCAGGGTAATGCAAGCCAAGATATGGCTCCAAATCTGATCTCCTACACTCAGCAATCACTTCGCCATGCTCATCTTCATGAAACTTGTACGCCATAACTCTGTCGTAGCCTGTAAGGTCACTCACTTCCCTAACCAAAACATCACACAGGAGAGAGATATTTCCGCTAGGCAAAGACTGCAACCTTGAGATGGCTTTGGCAGCTAATTTGTAAGACTTGAGAGCTCCAGCCGCAGTAACCGGCACATCATTAGGGTTAACAGGCTCTAGATCTATGACCAATCCCACATCAATTCGGTGCATGATTGCATAGAAGGGCTTACCCGAGCTTCTGCAATGCACAAGTATTGGGTTAAGGAGATTAACTTCTCCGAAACTAGCAGCTTTTTGCAGTGCCACCGCGCTTGGAGATCGAAAAAGACTTCGGACATCCGTACCAATTGTCAAGGTTTCTCGCTGCTCCATGCTGGGGACAGCGTGAGGCGCTAAGTCGAGCATCTCCGGCGTGTTCTCGCTGTAAGCGATCAACGTGAAGCCCTGGTCCTCGATGGCGAGAAGGCAGCCAAAAGGCTGGATGAACTTGCCACGCTGCATCGTCTGGAGGTAGGCGGAGACTGAGGAGGAGGGTAGGCCGCTATTGTCTCCGGCGCTCGACCGGTTGGCGGCGCTAGTGGAAGTAGAGTAGTCGAATGGCTGCCCGGACTCCTCGAAGTCGGCATGGAGCTTGGCGTCCAAGGTTGTCTGAGCAACCACGCGGGCACTGTGCTTCGAGCGCACAGAGCTGCTCCGGGAGCCGCTCGCTTTATTCGACTTGGACGACATCAAATCTATCTATTCCGCCTCCGAGACCATCACCAATCTCGCCAAAGCCGAAACCTCTCGGTTAATCTCTCGAACAACAGCAAGATATCATGTTATCCCACATCTGCAACAGCAATAGACCTAACAAGGACTGAACCAAAAAACTCATCGGAAATGGCCAATTCAAGCCCTAGATCATGGAAATGGTCGGCAAGATCACAAAAAGATAACTTTTTTTTGTCAACGGAAccaaaggaagaaagaaagcaaAGCAAAAGATGAGAAAAAGGGCAAAGAAGACAAGGCGATGTTCCAGATTCTGACTGAAGCATCCAAAGCGGAAGTTATCTTCAATTTGGCCATTAATTTCCCCTCAAACCCCATCGAATCTGAGAAACCGCGACGAAATCAAAACACCAGAAGGCCGATTAATGGCAGAACTTTTATTTATTAGGATCAGTGAGGAACAAGACGATTGGATccagataaacttttatccacaactaatcattttatatattattattattattattattattattattatttaataataatattattatcgtCCTAACTACGATTGTACATGATTTTTAGACAgaagaaattataaaaaaaaacaatagaaAGATTTAAACAGCAAGAAGAGATCGAGGAACCTGAGAGGAGcacgaagaggaagaggaaaaactCGTGATTAGACGACGCCATCGATCGAGATTTCTTTactttattttgtaattttttttcttttcattttttaggTGTCGAGAAAAACAGAGATCAACGTGGTCACGTGACCTTGAGTGAAGTGGACCAGTTAGATGTGCGGACAGGATGAGGATTGGAGAAGGAGGCAGTGCATGTGTCAATGGGACCAAGGCTTTGGGAGTTG includes these proteins:
- the LOC122034511 gene encoding phytochrome C-like isoform X1, whose amino-acid sequence is MSSKSNKASGSRSSSVRSKHSARVVAQTTLDAKLHADFEESGQPFDYSTSTSAANRSSAGDNSGLPSSSVSAYLQTMQRGKFIQPFGCLLAIEDQGFTLIAYSENTPEMLDLAPHAVPSMEQRETLTIGTDVRSLFRSPSAVALQKAASFGEVNLLNPILVHCRSSGKPFYAIMHRIDVGLVIDLEPVNPNDVPVTAAGALKSYKLAAKAISRLQSLPSGNISLLCDVLVREVSDLTGYDRVMAYKFHEDEHGEVIAECRRSDLEPYLGLHYPATDIPQASRFLFMKNKVRMICDCSASGVKVIQDKKLIQPLSLCGSTLRAPHGCHAQYMANMGSIASLVMSVTISEDEDEAGGVQKGRKLWGLVVCHHTSPRFVPFPLRYACEFLMQVFGVQLNKEVELAAQAKEKHILQTQTLLCDMLLRDAPVGIFTQSPNVMDLVKCDGAALCYRNQVCVLGTTPTETQIRDIAAWLVECHDGSTGLSTDSLIEAGYQGGAELGEAVCGMAAIKITSRDFIFWFRSHTAKEIKWGGAKHEPVDKDDEDRRMHPRTSFKAFLEVVKKRSLPWEDVEMDAIHSLQLILRGSLQGETVGDDSKKIVSTAVDDAKIQWVDELRTVTNEMVRLIETASVPIWAVDAWGNINGWNSKVTDLTGLSVAEAIGMPLINLVEDDSIEVVRNVLRFALQGKEEKNIEIKLKSFKQQDSSNPIILVVNSCCSRDVKDDIVGVCFVAQDVTEQKLIMDKYTRIQGDYVAIVRNPSGLIPPIFIIDESGCCCEWNSAMEKVSGIKREDAFDKMLVGELFCLHGFGCRVKDHDTLTKLRIVLNRLIAGEDADKFIFGFFDINGKYIEALLSANKRRNSEGKITGALCFLHVTSPELQHALHVQKMSEQAAVNSLKELAYIRQEIRNSLNGITFTHNLMEATDLTVEQKQLLRRKGLCQEQLAKIVDDMDLESIEQCYMEPNSVEFNLGEALDAVVNQGMTLSKDRQVALVQDWPAEVTSMYLYGDNLRLQQVLADFLSSALQFAPQAEGSIILQVIPRKERIGTGVHVVHLEFRIIHPAPGIPETLVQEMFHHNQGISREGLGLYISQKLVKIMNGNIQYLREAERSCFIIFIEFPLVHQHHKGSGTQVSSMSKKRSQLA
- the LOC122034511 gene encoding phytochrome C-like isoform X2 produces the protein MHRIDVGLVIDLEPVNPNDVPVTAAGALKSYKLAAKAISRLQSLPSGNISLLCDVLVREVSDLTGYDRVMAYKFHEDEHGEVIAECRRSDLEPYLGLHYPATDIPQASRFLFMKNKVRMICDCSASGVKVIQDKKLIQPLSLCGSTLRAPHGCHAQYMANMGSIASLVMSVTISEDEDEAGGVQKGRKLWGLVVCHHTSPRFVPFPLRYACEFLMQVFGVQLNKEVELAAQAKEKHILQTQTLLCDMLLRDAPVGIFTQSPNVMDLVKCDGAALCYRNQVCVLGTTPTETQIRDIAAWLVECHDGSTGLSTDSLIEAGYQGGAELGEAVCGMAAIKITSRDFIFWFRSHTAKEIKWGGAKHEPVDKDDEDRRMHPRTSFKAFLEVVKKRSLPWEDVEMDAIHSLQLILRGSLQGETVGDDSKKIVSTAVDDAKIQWVDELRTVTNEMVRLIETASVPIWAVDAWGNINGWNSKVTDLTGLSVAEAIGMPLINLVEDDSIEVVRNVLRFALQGKEEKNIEIKLKSFKQQDSSNPIILVVNSCCSRDVKDDIVGVCFVAQDVTEQKLIMDKYTRIQGDYVAIVRNPSGLIPPIFIIDESGCCCEWNSAMEKVSGIKREDAFDKMLVGELFCLHGFGCRVKDHDTLTKLRIVLNRLIAGEDADKFIFGFFDINGKYIEALLSANKRRNSEGKITGALCFLHVTSPELQHALHVQKMSEQAAVNSLKELAYIRQEIRNSLNGITFTHNLMEATDLTVEQKQLLRRKGLCQEQLAKIVDDMDLESIEQCYMEPNSVEFNLGEALDAVVNQGMTLSKDRQVALVQDWPAEVTSMYLYGDNLRLQQVLADFLSSALQFAPQAEGSIILQVIPRKERIGTGVHVVHLEFRIIHPAPGIPETLVQEMFHHNQGISREGLGLYISQKLVKIMNGNIQYLREAERSCFIIFIEFPLVHQHHKGSGTQVSSMSKKRSQLA